A window from Rhizosphaericola mali encodes these proteins:
- a CDS encoding acyltransferase, whose translation MQDYFVHSSSFVDEPAHIGAGTKIWHFCHIMSPSFIGKNCNIGQNVFINTNVKIGNNVKIQNNVSVYDGVEIEDDVFLGPSMVFTNVINPRSTIERKNEFKKTIVRKGATIGANATIVCGNEIGEYALIGAGAVITKNVLAFAIMKGNPARQDGWISAFGEKLHFDTEGNAVCKNTGDRYQLKNNQVQRL comes from the coding sequence ATGCAAGATTATTTCGTACATTCTTCTTCTTTTGTTGACGAACCAGCCCATATCGGAGCAGGAACTAAAATATGGCATTTTTGCCACATAATGTCGCCTAGTTTTATTGGGAAAAATTGCAATATCGGACAGAATGTTTTCATCAATACCAATGTCAAGATTGGCAACAATGTCAAGATTCAAAACAATGTTTCCGTATATGATGGCGTGGAAATAGAAGACGATGTATTTCTTGGTCCGTCTATGGTTTTTACCAATGTCATCAATCCACGAAGCACGATCGAACGAAAAAATGAATTCAAAAAAACCATCGTACGAAAAGGTGCAACGATTGGGGCAAATGCTACAATAGTTTGCGGAAATGAAATAGGCGAATACGCTTTAATCGGCGCAGGTGCTGTGATTACGAAAAACGTCCTAGCATTTGCGATTATGAAAGGAAATCCAGCTCGACAAGATGGTTGGATCAGTGCCTTCGGAGAAAAATTGCATTTTGATACCGAAGGAAATGCCGTTTGTAAAAATACTGGCGATCGTTACCAACTGAAAAACAATCAAGTTCAAAGATTGTAA
- a CDS encoding DoxX family membrane protein yields the protein MKIVQFILFLLCGLMFLNAGLDKFLHYMPMPKMEGEMAKVFDAFMTLKWLMPFVGFFEIVGGLCIIITKTRVVGGLVLFPILLGIVVHNAVFMPSGLTIAIPLFLIDIWAIFFQKKILAIL from the coding sequence ATGAAAATTGTACAATTTATCCTCTTTTTACTTTGTGGATTGATGTTTCTCAATGCAGGTTTGGACAAATTTTTACACTATATGCCTATGCCCAAAATGGAAGGTGAAATGGCAAAAGTGTTTGATGCATTTATGACATTAAAATGGCTAATGCCATTCGTTGGCTTTTTCGAAATTGTAGGTGGATTATGCATCATCATTACCAAAACTCGTGTTGTTGGAGGATTGGTACTATTTCCCATTTTGCTTGGTATTGTCGTACACAATGCTGTCTTTATGCCATCTGGACTAACAATTGCAATCCCCTTGTTTTTAATTGATATTTGGGCAATATTTTTTCAAAAAAAGATTTTGGCAATACTATAG